The DNA region CAGCTGGCTGAGCCGGTCCAAGAGCCGGTCCCGCTGATCGAGCAGGTCGTTGGGCGAGAGGCCGCGCGCCTGGAGCAGCCGGATCTGCGGGACCAGCTGCGCCAGCTGGCCGAGCAGCCCGTTGGCCTCCTCCACCCGGCTCTGGATGGCGGAGACCATGCCGCTACCCACGTCCGCGAGGCGGGACGCGGTCTGCTGGAGCGACTGGACCAAGTTGTTGGCGGCGTCGAGGACCGCCTGGCGCGTCGCGCCGTCCGAGGGGTGGTTGGCCAGGTCGTTCCAGGCGCTCCAGAAGGCGTCCAGCGGAGCCGAGAGCCCCTGGCCCCCCGGCTCGTTGAGCGCCACCTCCATCTCCTGGTAGACCTGCTGGCGCACCTGCCAGTCGGCCTGGCTGGCGTTGCTCTGGCGCCACTGCTCGTCCAGGTAGAAGTCCCGCTGGCGGGTGATCTCGGCCACGTCGACGCCGCCCCCCACCACCCCGGGGCGGACCGGCACGCCCGCTACGTCGACCAGGTCGGCACGCTGCACGCTGTAACCGGGGGTGGTGGCGTTGGCGACATTGTGCCCCGTCAGCTCCAGGGCCAGGCGTTCGGCCGCCAGCGCCCTTTTCATGATCTCCAGCCCGTAGAAGCTCGAGGACACGTCCTGCCTCCTCCTTCTCTCCGCCCCACCCGGGGATCGCTCCCGCTCCGGCCTGCCCGCCGCCTGGGGCGCTCAGCGGTAGCGGGAGAGCGTCCTTGCCTGGGAAGAGCCCGGCGAACGCGCAGGCCGGCCGTCGGCGGTATAGACTCCCGCCCGCTCGTGACGCTGGACCAGGTCGCGCAGGAAGTCCACGTACCGCCCGAAGGCCTCCACCAGGCGCATGGTCTCCTGGTTGACCCGGCTGACCTGACGGACCTCCTCCTCCAGCGCCCGCCGCAGGTCGGCAAGACGGGCGCCCTCTTCGGGCGGCATCCGCTCCAGAAGCTTCCCGAGCGGGCTCGTGGCCTCCAGGCCCAGCTCGCCGGCGACGAGCTCCTGGGCCTCGCGCCGCCGGCGCCGGGCCCGCTCCAGCCGTCGCAGGGCGGCGTCCTGTTCGGCCAGCGCCGCCCGGACGCCGGCGGTCCTTCCCGCGGCCAGCGCAGCCTGGACTTTTCGCCCGCCCTCGCGCAGCCGGCGGCAGGCGTCGCGCTCCTCCTCCAGCGCCCTGGCCAGCTCCGCCGCGGCCGCGCGGCGGGCCGCCCCGGCCCTCATGGCCGGGGAGCGGCATCGCCCCCGCCGGAACCGGACGAGCCGCTCTGCGCGGAGGAAGTCTCCAGGCGCTGCGCCACCTGGTCGGCGACCAGCCTGCGCAGCCAGGCCCGGGCGACTTCCTCTCCGGATACCCGGTAGGTGCCCGCCTGAAGCCGGCGGCGGATGGCCTCGATCTGGGCGGCCCGCTGCGGGTCGACGCCGGCCTCGCGGCTGCGCAAGAGCTGTTGTGCGGCCGGCGAGAAGTCGACGGTGTCCCGCCCTCCCCCGGCCGCGGCGCCCCCCGCCGACCCCGTACGGGCGCCCTGGCCCGGCTCGACCGCACCCGCTCCCCCGGCCGCAGCCTGGCCGCCCGCCTTCGCCTGTTGGCTCCGGTACTCGCGCAGAAGCCGCTCGAGCTGCTGGCTGGAGATGCGCACCTCAACCACCTCGCCCTTCCTCGCCGGGCGCCGCCCCGACGGTGCGGGCACGCTCCCGCCGGCACGTCGGGGCGGCCGCCGGCCCTCTCCCTGGCGTCGCTAGCCCTCCGGTCCCCGGCGCGTGTGGAACCGGAGACGTTCCGCCCGCCGCTCGGCCTTGCCCGGACCGGAGGCGGGAGGAGCGGCGCGGCGGCCTGCGCCCTCCACCGCGCGTTCCAAATCCTCCGCACAGCGGGTGCAGAGGTGCCCGCTGGTGATCAACGTACCGCAGCGCTCGCAGCGCAGTTCGCCGCTGCCCAGGCGGAGGCGTCCCTCGCGGATGAAGCCGGTCACCTCGGCCAGCGGCACGCCGGTCGCCTCGGCGGCCTGGGCGGCCGACCCTTGTGGATGGCGGTCCAGCCAGTCGCGAACCCGCTCGAATTCCGCCTCGCGCTCCTCGATGCACTCGGGGCAGAGGCCGGCGCCGGCCGAAGCGAAAAGGCGGTGACAGCGCCTGCAGTTGACGAGTTGCGTCATCCCGCCCGCCCCCTACCGCCCTATCGCTCAGCGGCTGCCCGTGTAAAGGGGTGCGGCCGCCACCAGGGCCTCCACCCGCGCCGCCCCGGCCGCGTAGAGCGCCTCGGCGGCCGCGTCCAGGGTGGCGCGGGTGGCGTAGAGGTCGTCAATGAGAAGGAGGCGCGCGCCGGCCACTTCGACGTCGACCGCGAAACGCCCCGCCCGGGCGAAGCGCCGCATCTCCCGGGCGCGACCCTCCTGCCCGGAGGGGTCGACACCCCGGAGCAGGGGCTGTACGGGCAGACGCCAGGGCGCCGCCGCCTCGCGGGCCAGGAGCGCCGCTTGGTTGTAGCCTCGCCGGCGCAGGCCGTTGCGGCTGGGCGGCATGGGGACCAGCAGGTCGGGCGCGGCGAGCCCCTCGCGCAGGCGGAGCGCCATGAGGCGGCCCAGGACGCGGGCCAGGTCCGTGCGCCCGCCGTGCTTCAAGGCCAGGACCGCCTCGCGGAGCGCCCCCTGGTAGACGCCGACACAGCGGAGCCGGGCGGCCACGGGCGGATGGGCCACACATTCCGGGCAGGCCTGGACGGGCCCCGCCGGCGATCCGGGGGCCGGGGGCGCCGGGCGACCGCAGCGAGGGCAGACGCCGGACTCCTCGGCTACCGAGGCCAGGCAGTCGCGGCAGAGGCTCGGCGGATCCGGCAGGAAGCGGGCGAGTCGTCTCGCCGCTTCCGCTCCCGGCTCGCGCCCCGCCAGTGGCTGCCCGCAGAGCTGGCAGAGGCCCTGCTCGGGGTAGAGCAGGGCGAGAAGCGCGCCGGCCGCCGCCCGCCACTCCCCCGTCATGACGGGAGCGCGTCGCCGGCCTGGGGGCCCTTCTCGCGATACATCTTGCTGTCCGCGGCACGCAGGAGCTCGTCCACCGAGCGCCCGTCCTGCGGGCTGACCGCCACGCCGATGCTGGCGGAGACGCGGACCAGGGTGCGCCCCCCGACCGGGAAGGCGAAGTTCGCCAGGGCGCGCTGGATGCGTTCCGCCGCCTCCCTGGCGGCCCGCTCATCCGCGCCGGGAAGGATGACGGCGAACTCGTCCCCGGCGTAGCGGGCGGGCACGTCGCTCTCGCGGACCGAGGAACGGATGAGGCGGGCCACGGCCCGGAGCAGGTCGTCGCCCACCAGGTGGCCGAAGTTGTCGTTGTACGTCTTGAAGCGGTCCATGTCGATGAAGAGGAGCGCCAGCGGCTGGCCGGAGCGGCTCGACCGTTCCAGCTCCTCGCGCAGGCGCTCGGCGAAGTGGCGGTAATTGTAAAGGCCGGTCATGGCGTCCGTCTGGGCCGCTTCCAGTAACTGGTGATAGAGGATGGCGTTCTGGACGGCTCCCGCCGCCTGGCTGGCCAGCACTTCCAGCTGGTGACTCTGGTGCGGGTGGAAGCGAGCCGGCGAGCCCTCCGGGACGCCGCCCAGCATGACGAAGCCGAAGACGGTGTCGCCCGCCGTCAGCGGGGCGACCAGCGCCCCGGGGACGGCTGCGCCCTCGTCGGCGACCGGCAGGATGGCCCGCAGCTCTTCGCGCTGGAGGGGCAGTGCACGCCGGGTGGCCAGCAACCGCTGGACCCAGGGCAGCCCGGAGTCCAGGGTGCGGCCCTCCAGCCGGCTGCCGGTCGCCACCGCACAGATGAAGCGGCCCTGGCGCGCATCGTCCAACAGCCAGAGGGCCAGCCAGTCGGCCGGGATGAGGCGCCGGACGGAGGCCGCCAGGTGCCGGAAGACGGCGCCCATGTCCAGCGCCCGGGAGAGCTCCAGGGCCGTCTGGTGGTACAGGTCCAGCTCGTCGTGCGCCTGGCGGAGCACCATGTAGAAGCGCGCCAGCCCCAGGAGCGGGAAGAGGGTGGTGAGAGAGGCCAGCAGGAGACCTCCCAGGCCTCCGTCGACGTACATCTGGATGAGGAGAAGGCCGAAGATGGCGTTGACCAGCGTGAGGGCGGTGTCGAAGAGGATCTGCCGCCGGTCGGCGAGCAGGTCCTCGCCACGTTCCAGCCAGAGGATCGTCCCCACCAGCGCGTAGTTGGCCAGGAGGTAGCCCAGGGCGAAGGCGGCCAGGTAGCCGGCCACGCGCGGATTGGCCCAGAAGTGCCCCCCATCGACGCCACGAGGCAGCCAGGCGGCGGCCACCAGCGCGCCCACGGCGACGTCGATCGTCGCCTGCCCGGCGTTGAAGGCGACCGCGTACCAGGGCCGCCTGCGCGTCCGCCACGTGTCGAAGGCGCTCCAGAGCGCCATGCTGGTCCCGTCGATCAGCATGGCGGGACCCACGCCCAGGAGGAGGAGCGAGGTGACCGAGATGGCGAAGCCGAGCCAGAGCGTCCCGGTGTCGGGCAGTGGCACCGAGAAGGCGTCGCTCACCAGGGCCAGGCCGAAGAGCCCTGCCCCCAACGCCATGGCGCCCGGCCCCGGGCGCCAGCCATGAACAGCCAGGAGGGTCGCCCCTGCGCCGGCGGCGCAGACGGCCCCCGCCAAGACGCGAGCCCACGTCGGTCGGCTCATGCGGCTGCTCCCCCCGGCCTCCGGTCTGGACGTGCCGTCACGACGGCCTTGCTCGCCCGTCCAGCCCCCTTCCGCCGGGTTACGCCTCGGTCTCCGCTCGCGCTCCCCGGGTGGCTTCCGTTTTCGACGTCCGCCATCGGTTTCCTTCCAGGACTCCCCAGATCCTGGCAGCATCCGGGTCGAGCCGTGTCGACGTCCGTCTAGCGGGAGCCGTTCCGGGCGGACCGGCGCGAGGCGGGCCGGGCTGCGCCGAGGCTCAGCGGACGGCGGCGCGCACCTCCGCCACCCGGTCCGCCCGCTCCCAGGGCAGGTCGAGGTCCTTCCTCCCGAAGGCACCGTAGGCGGCGGTGGGCCGGTAGATGGGCCGCCGCAGGTCGAGGTCGCGAATGATGGCGGCCGGCCGCAGGTCGAAGACGCGGCGCACCACCTCGCTCAGCTCGGCGTCCGGGAGAAGGCCCGTGCCGAAGGTGTCCACGCGGATGGAGACGGGACGGGCGACGCCGATGGCGTAGGCCACCTGGATCTCGCAACGCCGGGCCACGCCGGCCGCCACCAGGTTGCGGGCCACCCAGCGCGCGGCGTACGAGGCGGAGCGGTCGACCTTGCTGGGGTCCTTGCCCGAGAAGGAGCCGCCTCCGTGGTGGGCGGCGCCGCCGTAGGTGTCGACGATGATCTTCCTGCCCGAGAGGCCGGAGTCGGCCTGCGGCCCGCCCACCACGAAACGGCCCGTCGGATTGACGAGGAGGCGGCTCTCGCCGTCGAGGAGCTCGGCGGGGACCACGGGCGCCACCACGTGCCGGCGCAAGTCCTCCTCCAGCGTGCGCAGGTCCACGTCGGGGTGGTGCTGGGCGGAGATCAGCAGGGTGTGGACGCGCACCGGGCGGTCTTCCTCGTACTCGATCGTCACCTGGGTCTTGCCGTCGGGGCGCAGGTAGGGCAAGAGGCCGCTCTTGCGCACCTGGGCCAGGCGTCGCGCCAGCCCGTGGGCCAGCTGGATGGGGAGCGGCATGGCCTCGGGCGTCTCGTCCGTAGCGTAGCCGAAAACCATGCCCTGGTCGCCGGCGCCCTCGGCGTCCAACGGGTCCTGGCCGACGCCCAGGCGCACTTCCAGCGACTGGTTGACGCCCGCGGCGATGTCGGGAGACTGTTCGTGGATGGAGGTGACCACGGCGCAGGTGTCGCCGTCGAAGCCGTACTTGGCGCGCGTGTAGCCGATCTCGCGCACCGTGCGGCGGACCAGCGAGGGGATGTCGACGTAGCAGTCGGTGCTGATTTCGCCGGTGACGAAGACCAGCCCGGTGGTGACCAGGGTCTCGGCCGCGACGCGCGCTTCCGGGTCCTGTTCCAGGATGGCGTCCAGGATGGCGTCGGAGATCTGGTCCGCCACCTTGTCGGGGTGTCCCTCGGTGACCGACTCGGACGTGAAGAGGCGCCCGGACATGGGCATCCACCTCCCAAGCGGGAGTTGCGGCGCTCGGGCTCGCGCCGGCAGGTCCCGGGCCGGCCGCTCCGCCTGCGGCGCCGCGCCTGGGCCTGTCCGCGAGGCGGCGCAAAAAAATCCCCCCTCCTTCGAGAGGGGTTCCCCGTCGCCCGCGGGCTGGTCCAGGCCATGACCGGTTCGAGCGCCGGCCGCCAAAGATCGCGCTCATGCTACCATCCCGGCCCGCCGGCCGTCAAACCCGGTCTGCGTGGCGGGAGTCTCCCCGCGGTCGGCCGCTCAGGCCGATCCCGGCAGCTGGAAAAGCCGCCCGAGCAGCTGATCCTCGGTCCTCAGGGTAGAGGCGCTCAGCTGGTAGGCGCGCTGCGCGCGGATCAGGTCCACCATCGAAGCGGCCAGATCGACGTTGGACCCCTCCAGGAGCCCGCTCTCCACCAGCCCGGGCGGTACCGCCCCGCCGGTCCCGGCCCCGGCGACGGGCTGTCCGTCGTAGGTCCCGTCCGCCGCCGGCGTGATCGGGCCGTTCAGTTGGACCAGCGCCAACTGGCCGACGGTGCGGCCCGCCGCCTGCACGCGGCCCTCGCCGTCCACGCCCACCTGGCCGGCCGTCGTACCGGCGGGCAGTTGCACCGGCTTCCCGTCGCTCCCCAGGACGGGGAGTCCGTCGGGCGTCACCAGCCGACCGTCGGCGTCGACCTCCAGCGCCAGGGTGCGTACGTAGCCCGTGCTGCCGTCGCGCCGTTCCACGGCGAACCACCAGCCGGGCTGGCCGAGCGCCAAGTCGAGGGAGCGGCCGGTCGCCACGGCCGGGCCCTGGCGGTCCACCGCACCCTCCGTCAGGAAGGCGGTGCCGTACGAGACGTTTCCCAGGTAGGCGGCCACCAGCCCGTCCTGGCTCCGCGTCAGCGGGGGCTCCAGGTAGCTGGCGAACGAGTCGGCGATCCTCCGGTAGCCCGGCGTGTTCAGGTTGGCCAGGTCGCCCGCCAGGGCGTCCAGCCACTCCTGCTGGGCCACCATGCCTGAACCGGCCATGTAGACGCCTCGCAGCACCGCACTCGCCTCCGCCGGGCCCCGCCGCCGGCCGGGGCCCGTCCCACGCTGCCACGTGGTTCGCCGGGGAGGGCTCGTTTCCTGCCGAATCCTGCCGTCGGCCGCCTCCGTCCGGGCGGTCGCTCATGTGCCGCGCTCGCGGGCGGCAGGGGCGGCCGTGTTGCGGTGGCGCTCCGCGTACTTCCTGCGGGTGGCTTCGCCGCCGCGCAGGTGGCGTTCGGCCTTGTTGAATTCAAGCACCTGTTTCACCTGCTCGGAAAGTTTCTCGTTGATACGAGGAAGTCTGTCCGTCACATCTTTATGAATAGTGCTCTTGCTCACGCCGAAGACGCGGGCGGCGTCCCGGACGGTGGCCTTGGTCTCGGCGATATACAGGCCCACCTCGAGGACGCGCTTCCAGATGTGGTCCTTCATGAAATAGACCCCCCCGACCCGGCGGACTCGAGCCATCTATATGTGCCGGGCGAGGGGGAACATGACGCGCGGGCGCGCCCCAGGGGGACCGCCCGCCGCCGTGTTTCCTGTTCGTCTTTTCGATGTCGCCGGCAGGGTCGCGCGCCGTCGGGCGCGCCTCTCACCTCCGCCTCCCGCCGTCGCCCCGTTCGTTTCAGGGCAGCGGCGGCAGGAAGTTGATCGGATCGGTCGCCTGTCCCGACGCCAGGATGGCGAAGTGCAGATGCGGCGCCTCGGCGGCCTCGTCCAGCGGGCCGCCGCCCAGCGCTCCCAGCACCTGGCCTTTCTCGACCGTCTGACCCACCTTGACCAGCGGGCGCTCCAGGCCGCTGTAGACCGTCTGCACGTTGGCCACGTGCGCGATGCGGACGGTCCAGCCGTCCTGGTCGTCGCCGCTGACGGAGGTCACGCGGCCGGCCGCGGCGGCCCGCACCGGCGTGCCCACCTTGGCGGCCACGTCGATGCCGTCATGCCACCGCCAGTCGTGCATGGTGACCGAATACCCCCAGCCGAAGCCGGCGATGACGGGACCGCTGACCGGCCAGAGCAGCTTCCGCTCCGCCGGGTTGGCGGCCGCACCCGGCTGGGCCGTTGCCGCCGCTTCCTGCGCCGCCGGAGCTGCCGCGGCGGTTCCCTGGCCGGCGGAGGCCGGCGCACCGGCGCCCGGGGTGGCACCGCCCGCGGCCGCCGCGCGCGAGGAAGCGCCGCCCGTGGCCGTCCCCCGCTCCGGCAGCCCCTTCGCGCCCTTTTCCGCGGCCGTCGTCCGTCCGTTCACCCGCCCGCTCTGCGCCTGCGGACGCAGGTGCCGCAGCGCCGCGCCGCCGGCCTGCTCCACCCGCCGAAGCTCGCTGCCCAGGCTGGTGCGCAGCCCGGGATGGGCGAGGACCGCATAGTAGGCTCCGAAGGCGACGACGAAGACGAGAAAGGCCACTCCGATCAGGCGCCGCGCGGGCGCGGACGAAAGCGTCTCCAGGAGCCGGCCCCAGCGAGGCGGCCAGGCGCCCGCGCCTCCGGCCCGGTCCGGCCCGCCCGGGGTGGGACTCTGCTGCTCGTCCATGCCGAGAGGTTCACCTCCCGGCGGTAGGCTTTGCTATCGGTGGCGGTTCTATACAGGAGCCGGGGGAAGGTGGGCAAGTCGGGTCCCCGGGTAATAGTAGGCCAGGATGGCCTGGGCCGAGTCGCCCTGCTGGGCCATGGCGGCCGCCCCATACTGGCTGAGCCCCACCCCGTGGCCGTAACCCCGCGTCTCGACCACCAGCTCGCCTCCCCGGACGGCCAGCGATTCGATGAGCGTGGACGGGAGCCCCAGACGCTGCCGGAAGTCCGTGCCGCTGAAGGAGCGGTCGCCCACCCGCACCTCGGCGGCGCGCCCCGAGGGGGTGCGCGCCACCACCGTCGCCATCGGCGTCCCCGCCTGGCCGCCCGCCGGCTGCAGCTGGCCCGGGTCGATCCCCAGCGCGCGGGCCGCCTTCGCGATGGGAAGCCGGGTCGTGCGTGCGGGCGTCGGCCGGTCCGCGTCGGGTGAGGGCCGGCTGGGCAGGTAGGGAAGGTCGAGGCCGAAGACTTCCCGGGCGCTGGCCGTCCTCCCGCCCGCGGAGGCGCTGTAGAAGGCTTCGATGGGCTCGCCCCGCCAGAGGAGGACCTCCCCGGCGGTGGCCTGGACGGCCTGCTCGATCTTGGCCTCGTAGACCGGGGCCAGCACCCCCCAGAAGCGCCGGCGCTCGGCGGGTGAGGCCCACGCCTGACCGTGGCGGCCATCGGAGCAGAAGTCCGCCTCGGGCCGGAGGGGACAGCGCGCGGTGCCGGCGACCAGCTGGGCGACGGCGAAGGTGCGCGCCGCCACCGCCTGCGCCTCCAGGGCGGGGAGGGCGAAGCCGGCAGGCATCTCCGCCGCCACTACGCCGGCGACGTACGTCTCCAGCGGCATGCGAAGGAGCTGCCCCGCCTGCTCGTCGTAGACGCTGACGAGGCTCTCGGCGGAGGGCAGGGCTGCCGCCGGCCCCGCCCCGGGAGATGGGCCTTCTCCCGGCGCCGCGGCGGCGCCGGCTCGGCCGCCCGGCTGGCCGGGGACCGGCGGCGTCTCGACGCCCGGCCAGCCGCCCGGCGGCGATCCCGGTGTGGGGGGCAGCTCCAGCGCGGGCGAGGAGAGCCTCTCGCCCGCCAGAAGCGCCACCGTCGAGGGGACAAGCAGCACCGCCACGAGGGCGAAGAGGAAGACCAGCAGAGCGCTCCGCGCCATGGAACCCCCCCGTGGAGGGATGCCTATGGGCGGTGGCGGGTGGATATGCCCGCGCCCCCTCCCTCCCGCTCAGAGAGGGGACGAGCGGCGCCCCTCGGGGGCCTCCTTGTCCAGCTCCAGGAGGGCCAGCACCCGCTGCAGCTGCTGCCGGGCCTGGGCGATCTCCTCGGGCGAGCCGCCCGTCTCGATCCGCGCGGCCAGCGCGGCATGCTGCTCCCGGAGCGCGGCCACGTCCAGCTGCCCGGGCAGGTAGGCCCCCTCGGCCAGGACGGTGGCCCGGTCCTGGAGGATCTCGCAGAGGCCCGAGCCCACGGCGATGCCGTGCCGGCCGGCCATGCCGTAGTGGACGACCCCGGGACGGAGGGCGACCACCATGGGAGCGTGGCCGGGCAGCACGCCGTAGATGCCTTCCACGCTGGGCAGCGTCAGGTACTCCACCAGGCCCTCGAAGAGGGTGCCCCGGGGCGTCACCACCGACATGCGGATGCGTCGTTCCGACATTCAGACGGCCTCCGCCAGCAGCTTCTTGCCCTTCTCCACCGCCTCGTCGATGGTCCCCACCATGTAGAAGGCTTCCTCCGGCAGCTCGTCGTGGCGGCCCTCCAGGATCTCCTTGAAGCCGCGCACGGTCTCCTGCACGGGGACGTAGGCGCCGGGGACGCCGGTGAAGACCTCGGCCACGTGGAAGGGTTGCGAGAGGAAGCGCTCGATCTTGCGCGCCCGCTGCACGGTCAGCTTGTCTTCCTCGGAGAGCTCCTCCATGCCCAGGATGGCGATGATGTCCTGCAGCTCGCGGTAGCGCTGCAGTACCGCCTGCACCCCGCGCGCCACCTGGTAGTGCTCCTGGCCCACCACCGCCGGATCGAGGATGCGCGAGGTGGAGGCCAGCGGGTCGACCGCCGGGTAGATGCCGCGCTCCGCGATGGACCGCTCCAGGCGCGTGGTGGCGTCCAGGTGGGCGAAGGTGGTCACCGGGGCCGGGTCGGTGTAGTCGTCCGCCGGCACGAAGATGGCCTGGATGGAGGTGATCGACCCCCGCTTGGTCGTGGTGATCCGCTCCTGCAGGTTGCCCATCTCCGTCGCCAGCGTCGGCTGGTAGCCCACCGCCGAAGGCATCCGCCCCAGCAGCGCCGAGACCTCGGAACCGGCCTGGGTGAAGCGGAAGATGTTGTCGATGAAGAGCAGGAGGTCCTGCCCCTCGGTCTCGCGGAAGTACTCGGCCATGGTGAGGCCGGAGAGCGCCACCCGCAGGCGCGCGCCGGGCGGCTCGTTCATCTGGCCGTAGACCAGCGTGGTCTTGTCGAGGACGCCCGACTCCTTCAGCTCCTTGTACAGCTCGTTGCCCTCGCGCGTCCGCTCCCCCACGCCGGCGAAGACCGAGAAGCCGCCGTGTTGCATGGCGACGTTGTGGATCAGCTCCATGATGATGACCGTCTTGCCCACGCCGGCGCCGCCGAAGAGGCCGACCTTGCCGCCCCGCGCGTAGGGCTCGAGCAGGTCGATGACCTTGATGCCCGTCTCCAGCATCTCCGTGGCGGGGCTGACCTCGGAGACGTCCGGCGCCGGGTGGTGGATCGCCCACCGCTCCTCGGTCTCCACCGGGCCGAGCCCGTCGATGGGCTCGCCGAGGACGTTGAACATGCGTCCCAGGGTGTTCCGGCCCACCGGGACCCGGATGGGGCCCCCCGTGTCGCGGACCGGCGAACCGCGCTGGAGTCCGTCCGTGGAGGCCATGGCGACGCAGCGGACCGTGTTGTTGCCCAGGTGCTGCGCCACCTCCAGGGTGAGCTCGCCGTCGCCCAGGGGCGTCTTCAGCGCGTTGTAGATGGCCGGCAGCTCGCCGTCCGGGAAGACGACGTCCACCACGGCTCCGATCACCTGCGTGACGCGACCGTCTCCGGCCACTGGGGATTCCTCCCGTCGCTCAATCTCGTGCCGCGGCTACCCGCGCAGCGCCTCCGCGCCGCTGACCACCTCGACGATCTCGGTGGTGATGGAGGTCTGCCGCTCGCGGTTGTATTCCAGGTGCAGCTCCTCCAGCAGCTCCGAGGCGTTGTCCGTGGCCGAGCGCATGGCGGTCATGCGGGCCGCGTGCTCGGAGGCCTTGGAGTCCAGGAGCGCCTGATAGACCGTGGTCCGCACCATGGAGGGCAGGAGGTGGACCAGGAGCCCCTCCGCGGAGGGGACGAAGATGTAGTCCACCGTGGCCTGGCGCCGGCCGCCCTCCTGCGCTTCCGGCGTCACCACCGGCAGCAGCTGCAGCCGCCGGGGAACGAGGCGCAGGGTGGAGACGAATTCGGTGTAGATCAGCTCCACCCGTCCCACCTGGCCCTGGATGTACCATTCCATGGCCAGGTCGGCCACCTCCCGGGCCAGCTCCACCCGCGCCTCCTCGCCGATGCCCAGCCAGCTGTGGCGCACGGGCCAGCCGCGGTGGCGGAAGGCCCCGTCCCCGCGCCGTCCGAGCACGGCGATCTGGGCCGGCTCCCCCTCGCGCATGGCCAGGGCGGTCTCCCGGATGATGTTGGCGTTGAAAGGGCCTGCCAGCCCGCGATCGGCGGTGAAGACCACCAGGAGGCGGTCGCTCCCGCGCGGCGGTGCCAGAAGCGGGTGCTCCACCTGCACGCCGCTCGCCGCCAGGCGGCGGAGGACCTCCTGGAGCCTGGCGGCGTAGGCCCGGCCGGCCTGGGCCTGCTCCTGCGCCCGGCGCAGCTTGGCCGCCGCCACCATCTCCATCGCCCGGGTCATCTTCCGAGTGCTCTCGATGGCGCGCATGCGCCTGCGGATGATCTGCAGGTCAGGCATGACCCCGCCCCCCGCGCAGGCCTCTCCTCATGACGCCTGCGCCTGCGCCGGCTCCCCGGCTTCGGCCGTCCGCCCCAGGAAGGCATCCCGGATCTCGCGGATCGCGCTCTCCAGTGCCGCGGTCAGCGCCTCGTCCAGCACCTTGGTCTCCGCGATGCGGCGCGGGATCTCCGGGTGGAGCGCATGGATCCGCTCCAGCAGCCGGTTCTGGAAGTCGACCACGCGGTCGACCGGGATCTCATCGCAAAACCCGTGGACGGCCGCGTAGATCTGGATCACCTGGTCCTCCA from Bacillota bacterium includes:
- the spoIID gene encoding stage II sporulation protein D — its product is MARSALLVFLFALVAVLLVPSTVALLAGERLSSPALELPPTPGSPPGGWPGVETPPVPGQPGGRAGAAAAPGEGPSPGAGPAAALPSAESLVSVYDEQAGQLLRMPLETYVAGVVAAEMPAGFALPALEAQAVAARTFAVAQLVAGTARCPLRPEADFCSDGRHGQAWASPAERRRFWGVLAPVYEAKIEQAVQATAGEVLLWRGEPIEAFYSASAGGRTASAREVFGLDLPYLPSRPSPDADRPTPARTTRLPIAKAARALGIDPGQLQPAGGQAGTPMATVVARTPSGRAAEVRVGDRSFSGTDFRQRLGLPSTLIESLAVRGGELVVETRGYGHGVGLSQYGAAAMAQQGDSAQAILAYYYPGTRLAHLPPAPV
- the atpC gene encoding ATP synthase F1 subunit epsilon, with amino-acid sequence MSERRIRMSVVTPRGTLFEGLVEYLTLPSVEGIYGVLPGHAPMVVALRPGVVHYGMAGRHGIAVGSGLCEILQDRATVLAEGAYLPGQLDVAALREQHAALAARIETGGSPEEIAQARQQLQRVLALLELDKEAPEGRRSSPL
- the atpD gene encoding F0F1 ATP synthase subunit beta, with translation MERREESPVAGDGRVTQVIGAVVDVVFPDGELPAIYNALKTPLGDGELTLEVAQHLGNNTVRCVAMASTDGLQRGSPVRDTGGPIRVPVGRNTLGRMFNVLGEPIDGLGPVETEERWAIHHPAPDVSEVSPATEMLETGIKVIDLLEPYARGGKVGLFGGAGVGKTVIIMELIHNVAMQHGGFSVFAGVGERTREGNELYKELKESGVLDKTTLVYGQMNEPPGARLRVALSGLTMAEYFRETEGQDLLLFIDNIFRFTQAGSEVSALLGRMPSAVGYQPTLATEMGNLQERITTTKRGSITSIQAIFVPADDYTDPAPVTTFAHLDATTRLERSIAERGIYPAVDPLASTSRILDPAVVGQEHYQVARGVQAVLQRYRELQDIIAILGMEELSEEDKLTVQRARKIERFLSQPFHVAEVFTGVPGAYVPVQETVRGFKEILEGRHDELPEEAFYMVGTIDEAVEKGKKLLAEAV
- the atpG gene encoding ATP synthase F1 subunit gamma: MPDLQIIRRRMRAIESTRKMTRAMEMVAAAKLRRAQEQAQAGRAYAARLQEVLRRLAASGVQVEHPLLAPPRGSDRLLVVFTADRGLAGPFNANIIRETALAMREGEPAQIAVLGRRGDGAFRHRGWPVRHSWLGIGEEARVELAREVADLAMEWYIQGQVGRVELIYTEFVSTLRLVPRRLQLLPVVTPEAQEGGRRQATVDYIFVPSAEGLLVHLLPSMVRTTVYQALLDSKASEHAARMTAMRSATDNASELLEELHLEYNRERQTSITTEIVEVVSGAEALRG